A segment of the Thermoanaerobaculia bacterium genome:
GAGGTTCAGGGCCTCGTCGCTGGCTTTACTTCCCGAGAATCCTCTCAAATCGCTCTTTGCATGCGGGCAGGTTTCGCTCATCCGCCGGCCAGCCTACTCTTGCCTGACGATATCGACCGAGATCTCCACGGCGGCGATCGTCCCTCTGTTCTCGAGCCAGTGTGTGGTGTTCCTGTCCTCGGGCCAGCCCAATCCCGGCCCGTAGTCCGTAGCGACGCCATCTCGATGGTCGGTGATCGTTCCCTGCAGTATGTAGACGGTGCCCGGTCTGCCTCTGTG
Coding sequences within it:
- a CDS encoding cupin domain-containing protein — its product is MSNERVAPETKGVTVKVLTTIDLGPEIEGLSGRQLRMRMVTIEPGGVFGPIHDHRGRPGTVYILQGTITDHRDGVATDYGPGLGWPEDRNTTHWLENRGTIAAVEISVDIVRQE